A genomic segment from Actinoplanes sichuanensis encodes:
- a CDS encoding flavoprotein, translated as MTGNPSPGVLYVLVCGSPMARDVGILVSLAQSDGWDVCVVTTPDGRKFVDVAALQAQTGHPVRSDYKSPGDPDVLPAADAMIVAPATVNTVNKWAAGITDTLVLGLLVEGYGYGVPTAVVPYTNKVMALHPSLHESLAKLRDWGVHVLYGEDVCRLGGPGQTDRFRGQFPWRRALQAVSNPIAAGSRVEPGALS; from the coding sequence ATGACGGGTAACCCCTCACCCGGTGTGCTGTACGTGCTGGTGTGCGGCTCACCGATGGCCCGCGACGTCGGGATCCTGGTCAGCCTCGCCCAGAGTGATGGCTGGGACGTCTGCGTGGTCACCACCCCGGACGGCCGCAAGTTCGTCGACGTGGCGGCCTTGCAGGCGCAGACCGGGCATCCGGTCCGTTCCGACTACAAGAGTCCCGGCGACCCGGACGTGCTGCCGGCGGCCGACGCGATGATCGTCGCGCCGGCCACCGTCAACACGGTCAACAAGTGGGCCGCCGGCATCACCGACACGCTGGTGCTCGGGCTCCTCGTGGAGGGGTACGGCTACGGCGTCCCCACCGCGGTGGTGCCCTACACCAACAAGGTCATGGCCCTGCACCCGTCGCTGCACGAGAGTCTCGCGAAGCTGCGGGACTGGGGTGTGCACGTGCTCTACGGCGAGGACGTGTGCCGTCTCGGCGGTCCGGGGCAGACCGATCGATTCCGCGGCCAGTTCCCCTGGCGGCGGGCCCTGCAGGCGGTCAGCAACCCGATCGCGGCGGGCAGCCGAGTCGAGCCGGGGGCGCTTTCCTAG
- a CDS encoding Nif3-like dinuclear metal center hexameric protein, with protein MALVTDLTVHAVVDALDARFPRSWAESWDRVGLVLGEFEHPVTRVLCVVDCVPETVDQAIELGADLIVAHHPLFLKPVSSIAPDTFKGALVHRLIRAGVALYTAHTNADVANPGVSDALAARLGLSGLRPLVPAEGAAAGAGRGTGRIGELPEPLTLAALARLTAQRLPVTAAGVRAAGDPDALIRTVAVCGGAGDSFLSVAARSGADAYLCADLRHHPVSEHLASGGPALLDVAHWASERPWLDDVAAWLREVFPVEVLVSDLDTDPWTVHANHDDLEIRP; from the coding sequence TTGGCCCTCGTGACCGACTTGACCGTCCATGCCGTGGTGGATGCCCTTGATGCGCGTTTCCCGCGGAGCTGGGCGGAGTCGTGGGACCGGGTCGGACTGGTGCTCGGCGAGTTCGAGCACCCGGTCACCCGTGTCCTGTGCGTGGTCGACTGCGTCCCGGAGACCGTCGACCAGGCGATCGAGCTGGGCGCCGACCTGATCGTGGCGCACCACCCCCTGTTCCTGAAACCGGTGTCGTCGATCGCGCCCGACACGTTCAAGGGCGCCCTCGTGCACCGGCTGATCCGGGCCGGGGTGGCGCTCTACACCGCGCACACCAACGCCGACGTGGCCAACCCCGGGGTGTCCGACGCGCTGGCCGCCCGGCTCGGCCTGTCCGGGCTGCGCCCGCTGGTGCCGGCCGAGGGTGCGGCCGCCGGTGCGGGCCGCGGGACCGGTCGGATCGGGGAGCTGCCGGAGCCGCTGACGCTGGCCGCGCTCGCCCGTCTCACCGCGCAGCGTCTTCCCGTGACCGCGGCCGGCGTGCGCGCCGCGGGTGACCCGGATGCCCTGATTCGTACCGTTGCGGTCTGCGGTGGCGCCGGTGACTCGTTCCTGTCCGTCGCCGCCCGGTCGGGCGCCGACGCGTACCTCTGTGCTGATCTGCGGCATCACCCGGTGAGCGAGCATCTCGCCTCGGGTGGCCCCGCCCTGCTCGACGTCGCGCACTGGGCGAGCGAGCGTCCCTGGCTCGACGACGTGGCGGCCTGGCTGCGCGAGGTGTTCCCCGTCGAGGTCCTGGTGTCCGATCTGGACACCGACCCCTGGACCGTCCATGCGAATCATGATGATTTGGAGATCCGCCCGTGA
- a CDS encoding zinc ribbon domain-containing protein — protein MKAAPEAQRRLLDLQAVDTTLAQLAHRRKSLPELAEIDAAAREISALEDERVRAQVVVDDLERDIARLEKDIDQVRQRKEKDQKRLDAGGSLREVEGLQHELATLNRRQSELEDSELELMEQNETAAATLTEVQGRLSAAVGRRTDAERRRDEALAEIAKELEFKTQARGPLAGDLPDDLVTLYEKIRSETGMGAALFYAGRCGACRIELYGADLNRVKTAPKDDVVRCEECRRIMVRTAESGL, from the coding sequence GTGAAGGCCGCCCCGGAAGCCCAGCGCCGTCTGCTCGATCTGCAGGCCGTCGACACCACCCTCGCGCAGCTCGCGCACCGGCGTAAGTCGCTGCCCGAGCTGGCCGAGATCGACGCGGCCGCGCGGGAGATCTCCGCGCTCGAGGACGAACGGGTCCGTGCCCAGGTGGTCGTCGACGACCTGGAGCGGGACATCGCCCGGCTGGAGAAGGACATCGACCAGGTCCGGCAGCGCAAGGAGAAGGACCAGAAGCGTCTGGACGCGGGTGGTTCGCTGCGGGAGGTCGAGGGTCTGCAGCACGAGCTGGCCACGCTGAACCGGCGGCAGTCCGAGCTCGAGGACTCCGAGCTGGAGTTGATGGAGCAGAACGAGACGGCGGCGGCGACGTTGACCGAGGTGCAGGGCCGGCTCTCGGCCGCGGTCGGGCGGCGTACCGACGCCGAGCGCCGCCGCGACGAGGCGCTCGCCGAGATCGCCAAGGAGCTGGAGTTCAAGACCCAGGCCCGGGGCCCGCTCGCCGGTGACCTGCCGGACGACCTGGTCACGCTCTACGAGAAGATCCGCTCGGAGACCGGCATGGGCGCGGCGCTGTTCTACGCGGGTCGCTGCGGCGCCTGCCGGATCGAGCTGTACGGCGCCGACCTGAACCGGGTGAAGACGGCCCCGAAGGACGACGTGGTCCGCTGCGAGGAGTGTCGCCGGATCATGGTGCGTACCGCGGAGTCGGGCCTGTGA